In Fodinicola acaciae, the following proteins share a genomic window:
- the glgP gene encoding alpha-glucan family phosphorylase, with the protein MKALRRFTVRASLPAPLAPLSELVMNLRWAWHTETTDLFAAVDPQLWRAVDGDPVRLLGEVSAERLDELARDPAFLAQLGGVHADLARYLSEPRWYQSLTDAPRQIAYFSPEFGITEVLPQYSGGLGILAGDHLKAASDLGVPILGVGLLYHAGYFSQSLSPDGWQEEHYPSLDPNGLPLALLRDADGSPLEITVGLPDGKTLGAQIWQAQVGRVPLLLMDADIESNDPEIRAITDRLYGGGAEHRLRQELLLGIGGVRAVRAYCKLTGAAEPEVYHTNEGHAGFQGLERIRELVAGAGLSFDEALQAVRAGTVFTTHTPVPAGIDRFPRALIEHTFGGDNEAPGVPVDRVLALGAEDDPGVFNMAHMGLRLGQRANGVSKLHGHVSREMFAGLWPGFGSVDVPISSVTNGVHAPSWVAREITGLLGVGPDSTWEVVGDLPGDQLWSIRRELRSRLVDEVRRRVRLSMLHRGHTEAELGWVQNVFDPDILTIGFARRVPSYKRLTMMLRDPERLRALLTDPERPIQIVIAGKSHPADEGGKHLIQQMVQFADDPAVRHRIVFLPDYDIGMAQFLYAGCDVWLNNPLRPLEACGTSGMKAALNGGLNLSIRDGWWDEMYDGGNGWAIPTADGVTDPDRRDDLEAAAFYELVEQHVRARFYDRAADGVPKSWIDMVRHTLKSLGPLVQATRMVRDYVEELYAPAAVSARRLGGSYDGARELAAWYARIRGGWDSVRVAHVDASGIGDTPELGASLHLRAEIVLGSLSPSDVTVQACYGRVDATEELHDVMCVDMTHSDNGGEFELFEGDVPLQRAGAFGYTVRVLPRHELLSSSSEPGLVVLAS; encoded by the coding sequence GTGAAAGCACTACGCCGATTCACCGTCCGTGCCTCTCTGCCGGCGCCGCTCGCACCGCTGTCCGAGCTGGTGATGAACCTGCGCTGGGCCTGGCACACCGAGACCACCGACCTGTTCGCCGCCGTCGACCCGCAGCTGTGGCGGGCCGTCGACGGCGACCCGGTCCGGCTGCTGGGTGAGGTGAGCGCCGAGCGGCTGGACGAGCTGGCCCGCGACCCGGCCTTCCTGGCGCAGCTGGGCGGCGTACACGCCGACCTGGCGCGCTATCTGAGCGAGCCGCGCTGGTATCAGTCGCTGACCGACGCTCCGCGGCAGATCGCGTACTTCTCGCCGGAGTTCGGCATCACCGAGGTGCTGCCGCAGTACTCCGGCGGCCTCGGCATCCTGGCCGGCGACCACCTCAAGGCCGCCAGCGACCTCGGCGTACCGATCCTCGGCGTCGGCCTGCTCTACCACGCCGGCTACTTCTCGCAGTCCCTGTCGCCGGACGGCTGGCAGGAGGAGCACTATCCCTCGCTCGACCCCAACGGCCTGCCGCTGGCGCTGCTGCGCGACGCGGACGGGTCGCCGCTGGAGATCACCGTCGGCCTGCCGGACGGCAAGACGCTCGGCGCGCAGATCTGGCAGGCACAGGTCGGCCGCGTACCGCTGCTGCTGATGGACGCCGACATCGAGTCCAACGACCCGGAGATCCGTGCCATCACCGACCGGTTGTACGGCGGTGGCGCCGAGCACCGGCTGCGGCAGGAGCTGCTGCTGGGCATCGGCGGCGTCCGGGCCGTACGCGCGTACTGCAAGCTGACCGGCGCGGCCGAGCCGGAGGTCTACCACACCAACGAGGGCCACGCCGGCTTCCAGGGCCTGGAGCGGATCCGCGAGCTGGTCGCAGGTGCCGGACTGTCCTTCGACGAGGCGCTGCAGGCCGTACGCGCCGGCACGGTCTTCACCACACACACGCCGGTTCCGGCCGGCATCGACCGCTTTCCGCGCGCGTTGATCGAGCACACGTTCGGCGGCGACAACGAGGCTCCTGGCGTGCCGGTGGACCGCGTGCTGGCGCTCGGCGCCGAGGACGACCCCGGCGTCTTCAACATGGCGCACATGGGCCTGCGGCTGGGCCAGCGCGCCAACGGCGTGTCGAAGCTGCACGGTCACGTGTCGCGGGAGATGTTCGCCGGCCTGTGGCCGGGGTTCGGGTCGGTCGACGTGCCGATCAGCTCGGTGACCAACGGCGTACACGCGCCGTCGTGGGTCGCGCGCGAGATCACCGGCCTGCTCGGCGTCGGTCCGGACTCCACCTGGGAGGTCGTCGGCGACCTGCCGGGCGACCAGCTGTGGAGCATCCGTCGCGAGCTGCGGTCGCGGCTGGTGGACGAGGTGCGCCGGCGCGTACGGCTGTCGATGCTGCACCGCGGTCACACCGAGGCGGAGCTGGGGTGGGTCCAGAACGTCTTCGATCCGGACATCCTGACCATCGGCTTCGCGCGGCGGGTGCCGTCGTACAAGCGGCTCACCATGATGCTGCGCGACCCGGAGCGGCTGCGTGCGCTGCTGACCGACCCGGAGCGACCGATCCAGATCGTCATCGCCGGCAAGTCGCATCCGGCCGACGAGGGTGGCAAGCACCTGATCCAGCAGATGGTGCAGTTCGCCGACGACCCGGCCGTACGGCATCGGATCGTGTTCCTGCCGGACTACGACATCGGCATGGCGCAGTTCCTTTACGCCGGTTGTGACGTGTGGCTGAACAACCCGCTGCGGCCGTTGGAGGCCTGTGGCACGTCCGGCATGAAGGCCGCGCTGAACGGCGGCCTGAACCTGTCCATCCGGGACGGCTGGTGGGACGAGATGTACGACGGCGGCAACGGTTGGGCCATCCCGACCGCCGACGGCGTCACCGACCCGGACCGCCGCGACGACCTGGAGGCCGCCGCCTTCTACGAGCTGGTCGAGCAGCACGTACGCGCGCGCTTCTACGACCGCGCGGCCGACGGCGTGCCGAAGAGCTGGATCGACATGGTCCGCCACACGCTCAAGTCGCTCGGGCCGCTGGTGCAGGCGACGCGGATGGTGCGCGACTATGTCGAGGAGCTGTACGCCCCGGCCGCCGTGTCCGCTCGGCGGCTCGGCGGCTCGTACGACGGCGCTCGCGAGCTGGCCGCCTGGTATGCGCGGATCCGCGGCGGCTGGGACTCCGTACGCGTGGCGCACGTCGACGCGTCCGGCATCGGTGACACGCCGGAGCTGGGGGCCTCGCTGCACCTGCGTGCCGAGATCGTGCTCGGGTCGCTGTCGCCGTCGGACGTGACCGTACAGGCGTGTTACGGCCGGGTCGACGCGACGGAGGAGCTGCACGACGTGATGTGCGTCGACATGACGCACTCGGACAACGGCGGCGAGTTCGAGTTGTTCGAGGGTGACGTGCCGCTGCAGCGCGCCGGTGCTTTCGGCTACACCGTACGCGTGCTGCCGCGGCACGAGCTCCTGTCGTCGTCCTCCGAGCCGGGCCTGGTCGTCCTCGCGTCCTGA
- a CDS encoding alpha-1,4-glucan--maltose-1-phosphate maltosyltransferase, with protein sequence MSGRIPIEDISPSVACGRYPARAVVGEYVPVAATVYREGHDAVGANVVWKGPDGRRRRFVRMEQGPAWTSRWYAGVIPDEPGRWTFAIEAWSDPYATWRHAVEVKMEAGQGSIELANDLAEGVSLMQRASQSIIRIGGDLARDHRGALADAARSLADTSLSLEQRVKQALDLGPLLHEIPLRELITRSATHTIWVDRQRALYGSWYEFFPRSEGALVPDPTHPESIQTPVHGTLRTAAERLPAIADMGFDVVYLPPIHPIGEVNRKGPNNTLHAGPDDVGSPWAIGSKDGGHDAIHPRLGTFDDFDAFVARTHELGMEVALDLALQCAPDHPWVTEHPQWFTTKADGTIAYAENPPKKYQDIYPLNFDNDPDGIYQAVLAVVRKWISHGVKIFRVDNPHTKPVNFWHWLIAEVKSTDPDVLFLAEAFTRSAMMHGLAKIGFTQSYTYFTWRTGKQELIDYANELVAAADYMRPNFFVNTPDILHDSLQYGGPPMFKIRAVLGSLLSPSWGVYSGYELYEHVAVRPGSEEYLDSEKYQLRPRDWARAAAEHRTLAPYLKILNEFRREHPATHWLRNLRFHQIDNDVIMCWSKVDHATGDTVLVVVSLDPHDVQWGNTALDMPALGLDWNDRFRVVDRVTGAEYDWGQFNAVRLDPHDQPAHLFAVHKY encoded by the coding sequence ATGAGCGGACGAATTCCCATCGAAGACATCTCCCCCTCCGTCGCGTGCGGCCGTTACCCCGCGCGCGCGGTGGTCGGTGAGTACGTACCCGTCGCCGCGACCGTCTACCGCGAGGGTCACGACGCCGTCGGCGCCAACGTCGTCTGGAAGGGCCCGGACGGCCGGCGCAGACGGTTCGTCCGGATGGAGCAGGGGCCGGCCTGGACCTCGCGCTGGTACGCCGGCGTGATTCCGGACGAACCCGGCAGGTGGACCTTCGCGATCGAGGCGTGGTCGGACCCGTACGCGACCTGGCGGCACGCCGTCGAGGTCAAGATGGAGGCCGGCCAGGGATCCATCGAGCTGGCCAACGACCTGGCCGAGGGCGTGTCGCTGATGCAGCGTGCGTCGCAGAGCATCATCCGGATCGGCGGTGACCTGGCACGCGACCACCGCGGCGCGCTGGCCGACGCGGCGCGCTCGCTGGCCGACACCTCGCTGTCGCTGGAACAGCGGGTCAAGCAGGCGCTCGACCTCGGTCCGCTGCTGCACGAGATCCCGTTGCGCGAGCTGATCACGCGGTCGGCCACGCACACCATCTGGGTCGACCGGCAGCGCGCGCTCTACGGCTCCTGGTACGAGTTCTTCCCCCGCTCCGAGGGCGCGCTCGTGCCCGACCCGACGCATCCGGAGTCCATCCAGACGCCGGTGCACGGCACGCTGCGTACGGCCGCCGAGCGGCTGCCGGCGATCGCCGACATGGGTTTCGACGTGGTCTACCTGCCGCCGATCCATCCGATCGGCGAGGTCAACCGCAAGGGACCCAACAACACGCTGCACGCCGGCCCCGACGACGTCGGCTCGCCGTGGGCCATCGGCTCCAAGGACGGCGGCCACGACGCGATCCATCCGCGGCTGGGCACGTTCGACGACTTCGACGCCTTCGTCGCGCGTACGCACGAGCTCGGCATGGAGGTCGCGCTCGACCTGGCGCTGCAGTGCGCGCCGGACCATCCGTGGGTCACCGAGCACCCACAGTGGTTCACCACCAAGGCCGACGGCACCATCGCGTACGCGGAGAACCCGCCGAAGAAATACCAGGACATCTATCCGCTCAACTTCGACAACGACCCGGACGGCATCTACCAGGCGGTGCTTGCCGTCGTACGCAAATGGATCTCGCACGGGGTGAAGATCTTCCGGGTCGACAACCCGCATACCAAGCCGGTCAACTTCTGGCACTGGCTGATCGCCGAGGTCAAGTCGACCGACCCGGACGTGCTGTTCCTGGCCGAGGCGTTCACCAGGTCGGCGATGATGCACGGCCTGGCCAAGATCGGCTTCACCCAGTCCTACACCTACTTCACCTGGCGCACCGGCAAACAGGAGCTCATCGACTACGCCAACGAGCTGGTCGCCGCCGCCGACTACATGCGGCCCAACTTTTTCGTCAACACGCCGGACATCTTGCACGATTCACTGCAATACGGCGGCCCGCCGATGTTTAAGATCCGCGCCGTGCTGGGAAGTCTGCTGTCACCGAGCTGGGGGGTCTACTCCGGCTACGAGCTCTACGAGCACGTGGCCGTACGACCCGGCAGCGAGGAATACCTGGACAGCGAGAAATACCAGCTGCGGCCACGGGACTGGGCGCGTGCCGCGGCCGAACACCGTACGCTCGCGCCATACCTGAAGATCCTCAACGAGTTCCGGCGTGAGCATCCGGCGACGCACTGGTTGCGGAACCTGCGTTTCCACCAGATCGACAACGATGTCATCATGTGTTGGTCCAAAGTGGACCATGCCACCGGTGACACCGTCCTGGTCGTGGTTTCGTTGGATCCGCACGATGTCCAGTGGGGGAACACCGCTCTGGACATGCCCGCGCTCGGCCTCGACTGGAATGACCGCTTCCGGGTCGTGGACCGGGTGACCGGCGCGGAGTACGACTGGGGGCAGTTCAACGCCGTCCGCCTCGACCCGCACGACCAACCGGCACATCTTTTCGCCGTGCACAAGTACTGA
- a CDS encoding CGNR zinc finger domain-containing protein, with protein sequence MATDWVWDGGRPSVDLVNTYRDRKTGGRELLRTPADLAEWLALPEVSATRLRQAIELREAINDCVTAAIDGERLPAVDLINQWAARRRPVIVRLHPDGSAETEPPADPVAAALAEIAADAVDLLSGEERGGLRICGSADCGLRFVDRSQAGRRQWCSMARCGNREKARAHRARMRFA encoded by the coding sequence ATGGCGACGGACTGGGTGTGGGACGGCGGGCGGCCGTCGGTGGATCTGGTGAACACCTACCGCGACCGCAAGACCGGTGGCCGCGAGCTGCTGCGTACGCCCGCCGACCTGGCCGAATGGCTGGCGTTGCCGGAGGTTTCGGCCACTCGCCTGCGGCAGGCGATCGAGCTGCGCGAGGCGATCAACGACTGCGTCACGGCTGCGATCGACGGCGAGCGGTTGCCTGCCGTCGACCTCATCAACCAGTGGGCCGCGCGCCGGCGGCCGGTGATCGTACGGCTGCATCCGGACGGCTCAGCCGAGACCGAGCCGCCGGCAGATCCGGTCGCCGCGGCGCTGGCCGAGATCGCCGCCGACGCCGTCGACCTGCTCAGCGGCGAGGAGCGCGGTGGCCTGCGAATTTGTGGCAGCGCCGACTGTGGTCTGCGGTTCGTCGACCGGTCGCAGGCCGGCCGTCGGCAGTGGTGCTCGATGGCCCGATGCGGAAACCGGGAGAAAGCCCGTGCTCACCGCGCGCGGATGCGGTTTGCTTGA
- the solA gene encoding N-methyl-L-tryptophan oxidase produces MDAEVAVVGVGTMGSMALWRLAKAGVAVIGLERYAPGHDRGAAGGDTRIFRTAYHEGADYVPLLRRAYDLWRALEAEAGREILTITGGLMIAPPDHPSTLTVLECVRRFGLAHEILSTAELAERYPQHAGLTNETVVLDRYAGVLRSNVATLTAAERAVAAGATLRTYTRVTEVVPDAHGVTVRTSDGDLRVAKAIVAGGPWSGQLDPWLDKRIYPRRLVSAWFLPREPAEFGPDRFPIALRRGAVDTSVLPAVDGGFVKVNGYTPQGEDLHRQDADSIDYTVEASDYQPHRLVTRFLPGLFPEPVRVGVYRDGYTADGQSLVGWLPTSDRVLSLSGFSGHGFKLAPVFGEIAAALVTEGRTDLPIGHLDPGRVQ; encoded by the coding sequence TTGGATGCAGAAGTCGCGGTCGTTGGTGTCGGCACGATGGGCTCGATGGCGTTATGGCGGCTCGCCAAGGCCGGCGTCGCGGTCATCGGACTGGAGCGATATGCGCCCGGCCACGACCGTGGAGCGGCCGGTGGCGACACCCGGATCTTCCGCACCGCCTACCACGAAGGCGCCGACTACGTCCCACTGCTACGCCGCGCGTACGACCTCTGGCGGGCGCTGGAGGCCGAGGCCGGGCGGGAGATCCTCACGATCACCGGCGGCCTGATGATCGCGCCGCCGGACCATCCCTCGACGCTGACCGTGCTCGAGTGCGTACGCCGTTTTGGCCTGGCACATGAGATCCTGAGCACCGCCGAGCTCGCCGAGCGCTATCCGCAGCACGCCGGCCTCACCAACGAAACCGTCGTGCTGGATCGCTATGCCGGTGTGCTGCGGTCGAATGTGGCGACGTTGACCGCCGCCGAGCGTGCCGTCGCGGCCGGTGCGACGCTGCGGACCTACACGCGAGTGACCGAGGTCGTGCCGGACGCGCACGGCGTGACCGTACGCACCAGCGACGGCGATCTCCGGGTGGCGAAAGCGATCGTGGCCGGTGGACCGTGGAGCGGACAGCTGGATCCGTGGCTGGACAAGCGAATCTATCCACGCCGGCTGGTCAGTGCGTGGTTTTTGCCGCGGGAGCCGGCCGAGTTCGGACCCGACCGGTTTCCGATCGCATTACGCCGCGGCGCTGTCGACACCAGCGTGCTGCCGGCGGTCGACGGCGGTTTCGTCAAAGTCAACGGATACACACCACAAGGCGAGGATCTGCATCGCCAGGACGCGGATTCCATCGACTACACGGTCGAGGCATCGGATTACCAGCCGCATCGGCTGGTGACGCGGTTTCTGCCGGGACTTTTTCCTGAGCCCGTACGCGTCGGTGTCTATCGCGACGGTTACACCGCCGACGGCCAGTCGCTGGTCGGTTGGCTGCCGACCAGCGACCGCGTCCTGTCGCTCAGCGGATTTTCCGGCCACGGCTTCAAACTCGCACCGGTGTTCGGCGAGATCGCCGCCGCGCTGGTCACCGAGGGCCGCACGGACCTGCCGATCGGCCACCTCGATCCCGGCCGGGTCCAATGA
- a CDS encoding ABC transporter substrate-binding protein — translation MRTVGLFLVLLVVAGCSSPAIDPNAQVITAAPVASVQRLVPPGTRTINAVMSIGNAPLHYPAPDGSGDMLGVDPDLAKALGGVMGVGVNVVGVTFDQIIPGLQSGRYDLSVSQMGITDERLKVLDFVEYFNSGTGIGTRAGNPLHLTVNSLCGHQVAVSNGSIQQAKYLPLLSTQCVRAGRAPIAIRGFPDQQKGVLALVSGRIDAVMVDLPVLQYAVRNVPDIVVADTYDAGSPVGIGLDKGNKLAPAVQAALVELRRSGIYQKILAKWAVQGNALSTFAVRTGK, via the coding sequence ATGAGGACAGTCGGACTTTTTCTCGTCCTGCTGGTGGTCGCCGGCTGCAGCTCGCCGGCGATCGATCCGAACGCTCAGGTCATCACCGCGGCACCGGTCGCCTCGGTGCAGCGGCTCGTGCCGCCAGGCACGCGGACGATCAACGCGGTGATGAGCATCGGAAACGCGCCGCTGCACTATCCCGCGCCGGACGGTTCCGGTGACATGCTCGGCGTCGATCCGGATCTGGCCAAGGCGCTCGGCGGCGTGATGGGCGTAGGTGTCAACGTCGTCGGCGTCACCTTCGACCAGATCATTCCGGGGTTGCAGAGCGGTCGCTATGACCTGTCGGTGAGCCAGATGGGGATCACCGACGAACGGCTCAAGGTGCTGGATTTCGTGGAATACTTCAATTCCGGCACCGGCATCGGCACGCGCGCCGGCAATCCGTTGCACCTGACGGTGAATTCGCTGTGCGGCCACCAGGTCGCGGTGTCCAACGGATCCATTCAACAGGCGAAATATCTGCCTCTGCTGTCCACGCAGTGCGTACGCGCCGGCCGCGCGCCGATCGCCATCCGTGGCTTTCCGGACCAGCAGAAAGGCGTACTGGCGCTGGTCAGTGGCCGGATCGATGCGGTGATGGTGGACCTGCCGGTGCTGCAGTATGCGGTGCGTAACGTGCCGGACATCGTGGTCGCCGACACCTACGACGCCGGCAGTCCGGTCGGGATCGGCCTGGACAAAGGTAACAAGCTGGCGCCGGCCGTGCAGGCGGCGCTGGTGGAGCTGCGGCGCAGCGGAATCTATCAGAAGATCCTGGCCAAATGGGCCGTACAAGGCAACGCACTGTCCACTTTCGCCGTGAGGACCGGCAAATGA
- a CDS encoding amino acid ABC transporter ATP-binding protein — protein MVEIRDVRRSYGPLEALRGVSLDVRHGEVVCLIGPSGSGKSTLLRCVNHLDTVDSGSILVDGELVGYRQHGNRLFELSAKEAARRRASIGMVFQQFHLFPHMTVRQNIIEAPVGVLRQPMPAAVERARDLLAQVGLADKENAYPAELSGGQQQRVAIARALAMSPKLMLFDEPTSALDPELVGEVLAVMRDLAADGMTMLVVTHEMAFARDVASRVVFMDRGQVVETGTPDQLFRAPAHDRTRAFLSRIL, from the coding sequence ATGGTGGAGATCCGGGACGTACGCAGGAGTTACGGACCGCTGGAGGCGTTGCGCGGTGTCAGCCTGGACGTGCGTCACGGCGAGGTGGTCTGCCTGATCGGCCCGTCCGGATCGGGGAAAAGTACGCTTCTGCGGTGCGTCAACCATCTGGACACCGTGGATTCCGGGTCGATCCTGGTCGATGGCGAGCTGGTCGGATATCGGCAGCACGGCAACCGGCTTTTCGAGCTGTCCGCCAAGGAAGCCGCCCGCCGGCGCGCGTCGATCGGCATGGTCTTCCAGCAGTTCCACCTGTTTCCGCACATGACCGTACGACAGAACATCATCGAGGCACCGGTCGGCGTGCTGCGGCAGCCGATGCCGGCAGCCGTCGAGCGCGCGCGGGACCTGCTGGCCCAGGTTGGCTTGGCGGACAAGGAAAACGCTTATCCGGCCGAGTTGTCTGGCGGTCAACAGCAGCGGGTCGCGATCGCGCGTGCGCTGGCCATGAGTCCGAAGTTGATGCTTTTCGACGAGCCGACGTCGGCGCTGGATCCCGAGCTGGTGGGTGAGGTGCTGGCCGTTATGCGCGATCTCGCCGCTGATGGCATGACGATGCTTGTGGTGACACACGAAATGGCTTTCGCGCGGGATGTGGCCAGCCGGGTGGTGTTCATGGATCGCGGTCAGGTGGTCGAGACCGGCACTCCAGACCAGCTTTTCCGCGCACCGGCACACGATCGTACGCGCGCATTCCTCTCCCGCATCCTCTAG
- a CDS encoding alpha/beta fold hydrolase, translating to MGRTAKVNGITLHYEKAGSGPTMVLLHGWPQNSHCWRRVIGPLSETHTVIAPDLRGYGLSDKAPTGYDKRTMAADIRALVREITDDSAITLVGHDRGARVAHRYALDNPENVARLVVLDIVPSREAWRGVDRQTGLTAVPWHWQFHLQRDLPELLVGQNIRGYLEYFFERWTHQRAGLDPAAVDEYVRAFSRPGALRAGFDDYRASFPYDDDLDNADFAAGKRLTMPTLALWGDTGIPSQLDVLDAWRPYAKDLRGEPIPNCGHFIPEEAPEALLTFLR from the coding sequence ATGGGTCGTACGGCCAAGGTCAACGGCATCACGCTGCATTACGAGAAGGCGGGCAGCGGTCCGACGATGGTGCTGCTGCACGGCTGGCCACAGAACAGCCACTGCTGGCGGCGGGTGATCGGACCACTGAGCGAGACGCACACGGTGATCGCGCCGGACCTGCGCGGCTATGGGCTGAGCGACAAAGCACCGACCGGCTATGACAAGCGTACGATGGCCGCCGACATTCGCGCGCTGGTAAGGGAAATCACCGACGACTCCGCCATCACGCTGGTCGGCCACGACCGCGGCGCGCGCGTGGCACACCGATATGCCTTGGACAACCCGGAAAACGTCGCCAGGCTTGTCGTACTGGACATCGTGCCGAGTCGCGAGGCCTGGCGCGGCGTCGACAGGCAAACCGGGCTGACCGCGGTGCCCTGGCACTGGCAGTTCCACCTGCAGCGCGACCTGCCGGAGCTGCTGGTCGGCCAGAACATCCGCGGTTATCTGGAGTATTTCTTCGAACGCTGGACCCACCAACGCGCCGGCCTCGACCCCGCGGCCGTCGACGAATACGTACGCGCGTTCTCACGGCCCGGCGCACTGCGTGCCGGTTTCGACGACTATCGAGCGTCTTTCCCGTACGACGACGACCTCGACAACGCCGACTTCGCCGCCGGCAAACGCCTGACCATGCCGACACTGGCCCTCTGGGGCGACACCGGCATCCCGTCGCAACTCGACGTCCTGGACGCCTGGCGCCCGTACGCCAAAGACCTCCGCGGCGAACCCATCCCCAACTGCGGCCACTTCATCCCCGAAGAGGCCCCCGAGGCGCTGCTCACCTTCCTGAGGTGA
- a CDS encoding amino acid ABC transporter permease, whose product MTELRVVPRRRPYLWVSYAVLAVVVVAFLYSAAVNPRFGWDVVGTYFLSGAILHGLLTTIGLTVVSMLLGIVLGVVLALMRTSGSRVLSGVSQLYVWFFRGVPLLVQILFWFNLAALYPKLGLGAFSVNANEVISPFAAAVLALALHEAAYMAEIVRSGVIGVDRGQRQAALALGMRPARVMRRIVLPQAMRMIIPPTGNQTISMLKTSSLVSVIALSDLLYTAQSIYGINYRVIPLLLVASTWYLIVVSILSVGQAFLERRYGRGALL is encoded by the coding sequence ATGACCGAGCTTCGTGTGGTGCCGCGACGGCGGCCGTACCTGTGGGTCAGCTATGCCGTGCTGGCCGTCGTCGTGGTCGCTTTTCTCTATTCGGCCGCGGTCAATCCGCGGTTCGGCTGGGACGTGGTCGGCACGTACTTCCTGTCCGGCGCGATCCTGCACGGCCTGCTGACGACGATCGGCCTGACGGTCGTCAGCATGCTGCTCGGCATCGTCCTCGGTGTGGTGCTGGCCCTCATGCGTACGTCCGGCAGCCGTGTGCTGTCCGGAGTTTCTCAGCTGTACGTGTGGTTTTTCCGTGGCGTACCGCTGCTGGTGCAGATCCTGTTCTGGTTCAACCTCGCCGCGCTCTATCCGAAGCTCGGACTCGGCGCGTTTTCCGTCAACGCCAACGAAGTCATCAGTCCGTTCGCGGCAGCCGTGCTGGCGCTGGCACTGCACGAGGCGGCGTACATGGCCGAAATCGTCCGGTCTGGCGTGATCGGCGTCGACCGCGGCCAACGGCAAGCGGCGCTCGCGTTAGGCATGCGGCCGGCTCGGGTGATGCGGCGAATAGTGCTGCCGCAGGCGATGCGTATGATCATCCCGCCGACCGGAAACCAGACGATCTCGATGCTGAAGACCTCGTCTTTGGTCAGCGTCATCGCGTTGAGCGATCTGCTCTACACGGCCCAAAGCATTTACGGCATCAACTACCGGGTCATTCCGTTGCTGTTGGTCGCCAGCACCTGGTATCTGATCGTGGTCTCGATCCTGTCGGTCGGACAGGCGTTTCTGGAGCGCCGCTATGGACGGGGTGCGTTGCTGTGA